Part of the Aureitalea marina genome, GGGGCTGATTATCGGATCGGGTTTGTGCGTCCCGGCAAGAGATTACCTCTGCCCTTTTACACTCATCCAGTTCCCTTTATCAAAACTCACAGCCGGGCCTGTGGCAAGGCTATCGAAAACAGAATCAACCTCATCGACCAAGTATTTCCCCTGGAAATGATAGACGATGTGCCGCGCATCCACCTCGAAGCAGAAGAACGTCAATATCGAGGACTGAATGAGATAAAACCGCCAGTTGTCATGGTTGGAGTCCTGGGTAGTACCGCCATAAAATCGATGCCATATGACTACATCGTGCAACTTATCGATGGGATTTGCGAACGCTATGCAGTGACCCTACTTTTCAATTATGCCCCTCATCAGAAAGAGGAGGCGCTCAAGATCTACCAGGCTTGTCGCTACCCCGATCAGATCAATATGGAGATCTACGAGGACAGTATTCGGGGATTTGTCAAGCTGATGAACCAATGCGATCTGCTGGTGGCCAACGAAGGTGGTAGTGTTCATATCGCCAAAGCACTGAATAAACCGACTTTTACTATCTACTCACCCTATATTGAGAAAGTGGACTGGAACAGTTTTGAAGATGGGATCATCCACAATTCCATGCATCTTCTGGACGAAAAACCCGAACTTTACGACGGCTTCACCCGAGAGCAACGCAAGGCCATCGAACAAAACCCGGAAACCATGTACCGTGAACTGACCCCGGAAATGATAGCAGAAAAACTGACTCCCTTCCTGGACAATCACCTTAAGGCTTCGAGAAAGTGAATTGGCTAGACAAGTTTCATCATTGGAGAAGACGGCGTCGGTGGAATAAACAATACCGCAAAGGACGTTGGAAAAGCTTGCAAAGTGAACGAGAAGCCACCCGCTATCTGCAGATCGTAGATTTCTTTAGGAAGTACGGGAAGTACAACCCTTCCATCCTGGATATCGGGTGTGGGGATGGAGTGCTTAACAGGCGGATGACGGATTTTGAATTCCATCATTTCACCGGGGTGGATTTCTCCTCAGAATCCATCCGGCAGGCACAAGCCATGGATTACCCTAAGGCCGAATTTGTAACAGCCGATGCCATCGAATACCAGCCGGAACAATCGTACGATATCATCATTTTTAACGAGGCCTTTTACTACATCCCGGATTCTAAAAAGCCAGCCGTCATGGACCGCATGCTGGCCCATCTGAACCCAGACGGATTACTGATCGTTTCCATTTTTCGGGAAGGTGTTGGTTGTTGGGAGTATTTCAAAGAAGAACCCCGCCTGGCCGAACTGGACTTTGTGACCGTGACCACAGACAAAGAGACTACTTATTGGAAGATCGGGGCGTATCGGCTGAAATAATGCTAAGGAAGCTTCTGTTCCCTTTTCTTCTTAAAGATCTTATACCCAAAGGCCAGCTTGGCCTGGGCAACGTTCAGGCGTTCGTAGAGATTGTCTGTGATGTCTGTGCCGTAGAAGCCCAATTCCATGGAAAGATTGAGGTAATACTGCTCCCGGACATAACCCAAGACACCTACCCCATTTAATTGGAAGAGCCAGGCACCGGGATCATAGCTGCGACCGTCCAGGCCTTCCACTTCCTTGAACATAAGCCCTAGCCCCGTGTTAAACGTGACTGACGAATAGAAATTCCCGCCTAAGGAAAAGAAACCACCTACACCACCCAGTGCTCCAGCTCCCAACCCAAATACCCGATCTATCCCATTGGCTTCATTCTCCGGGTAGATCCCCTGGCCCAATATGGGCTGGTCTCCTTGGTGGGAGATCAGCAAGGTAAAACCTCCGGCTCCATAACTAAAGGCCGTGCTTATCTCTTTGGAAATCACCCTGCGGACTGGACCGGCCTGGTAGTCTTTCTCATTAAAGAGATACAGATAATTGATACCGTGAGTGACCGAGACCACATCGGGCCGAAAGACCGTAGGTTGTCCTGATACACGCTGGTCGAACCCTTTATAACGCTGAAAAAAGAAGTCGAAGAAATGCTGTTTGGTCTTATAAAAGGCCCTTAGGTCGAAGCGCTTGGTCGGGTTCTCTGTATCGGTTCTCAGGTTGAAGGCAATATCGATGAGCAATTTGGAGGAGGCCATCCCTATCCCGACCCCAAAACGATTATTGGGTGTATACTTGACCGTGGAGTTTCCATCGCCAAACCAGAAGCTCTGATTCTTGAAATTGGTAAATACTCGCAGCGAATAGTTGGCCGGGTTCCGGTCGATGAATAACGAGTCGATCACAGCCGGGGCTTGTATGCTGTCCAGGGAGATCCGGTCCTGGGCCCTCAGGTTCATACTTATGGGTAGCACGAAAATAAGGACCAATACACATCTCAAGTACAGATTCATATCAGAAAAATAGCTAAACTTTCAGGAATGCGCATCTTTTATTTCTGCTGATAATCAGCGAGTAACAACTTCGACAAAAACGGTAAGGGAGATTTTACAGCCAAGAGCCCAAATCTGTCCTCTTTTTTGATTAATTTGAAGTCACAAATAAAAACACCGGAACCGTCTCCCTCCGGATTATAGAGTTAGATAATGAAGTGGAGATATAATAGGTGATCTAGGGGATGAGCCCTTGGCGAGAGTTAGGAGTTATCCCCTTTTAGGGCCCAGCCGCCGTCATTTCTTTCCCCGTATTTTTTTCGTTAGTCGTTATTCGAGTGATGGCACTGTGTGCGTTAGCAGTTAGCCGTTAAGTGTTAGCCGTTAATTTTAGTGTGCCGGTAGTATGTAGTTAGTAGTCGGTAGTTGTTGAATTGTACTACAGACTCAGGACTAAAGTCTACGTACTCAGATAATGGGCGCTATGCGCGTTAGCCATTAGCAGTTAAGGGTTAAGCGTGGGGTATTTTCAAGATCGTGGTTACGGAAATCCATAAGGAAATGTAGGTGTAAAGAACTAGTTTTCTGGAATCTGAGTACCTGGTAAACATGCCCACGGCTAACCCTTAACCGTTAACCCTTTTTTATCCCATACTCCGTCCAGACCTTCTTTTGATCCTTAACTTCTTTGCGGATGGCCAGGTTTCGATCCAAAGACTCTTTGGTCTTGTAACCACGGGCGTGATCTAGGTGTAGAACAATGGCTTGATGGCGGATTTGTTTGGACTTCAGACCGTAGTTCTCCAGGCGTTCGCCCAGTTCCCTATCAGGACCTCCGTATTGCATGCGCTCATCGTAACCGTTGATAGCGATCAGATCCTCTTTCCAGGCCGAGGAGTTGCAATTGTTGAAGCTGGCATTGGTCGGAGTGATGAAATCCAGGAGACTAGATACAGTCGGTCCGGAATTCAGCTTTAGCGCTTGTGTCCCCTTAAGAGTACCTTGCTGTTTTAACCATTTCACATCGAAACAGCGCTCCGCGGCAATGTCTTCCGGAACTATGGCCTTACTGGTATCCATGGGCAGCTTGCAGTAACCCCCTGATAGAAAATATCCTTCTTCTGCAAATTTGGCGTGGGTTTCCACAAAATCCTTTCGTGGGATACAATCCCCATCCGTAAAGAGGATATATGGCATATTGGCCTCGGTAATGGCTATATTCAGGATCCGCTGGCGTCGGTAGCCTTCATCTTCGTGCCAAACATGCAGCAAGGGTACGGGATAATCTGCCCGGAAGGAATCGATCAATTCCTTGGTAGACGCTCTGGAACCATCGTCGGCCACCATGACCTCAAAATTCTCATAGGTCTGGTATTTATAACCCTCCAATACTTTGGCCAGCCATTCCTCATTGTTGTAGGTGCTGACCACCACGGTTATTCCTAATCCTTGCATACCCCTAAATTGGACTGCAAATTTACGGTGTTTTCACAAAAGCCCCTACTTTTGTGCTATGTCTGGTTTGACCGTCATCATACCCACCTTCAATGAGGAGGACTACCTCCCGGCGGCTTTACGTTCTGTTCGATTTGCCGATCAGATAATAGTCGTGGATTCTTTCAGTACAGATCGGACACCAGAGATTGCCAAGCAGGTTACCGATGTATTCTTGCAGCGAGAATTCGACAATTTTTCGGCCCAAAAGAATTTCGCCCTGGAACATGCCACGGGGGATTGGATCCTTTTCCTGGATGCTGACGAGCGGATCACCTACCCCCTCCAGCAAGAGATCAAGTCGGCCATGGAGAGTGATCGTTATGGGGGATATAAGTTGAATTTCCCACATTTCTACATGAATCGTTTCCTGTATCATCACAGCAACGATGTGCTTAGATTAGTTAAAAGGGAAGGTTGCCATTACACCGGCCTTGTTCATGAGAAATTGCATTACGAGGGTCCCATTTCCAAGTTAAAGAATCCCGTTCTGCATTTTACGTATAAAGGCCTGGAACATTATATCCGTAAAAAAGAAAGCTATGCCTGGTTCCAGGCAGAGCAACTTCAGCAAAAAGGAAAGAAACCCAGTCTAGGCCTGATGTTCATTAAACCGACATACCGATTCTTCAGTTCCTATTTCTTAAAGGGTGGATTCAAGGATGGTATTCCCGGCTTGGTCATTTCTGCCATTAATGCGTACGGGGTCTTTTCGCGCTATGCCAAATTGATGCTGCTACATAGAGGATTGCGCTAGCTTAGAAGAATTTTCCGAATCTCAATTTACGTGCAAACCGACCCAGGGAGTATTCCCCTTTTATGTCCAGACGCTGTATTTGGTAGGGATCTTTAAAGGGAAAGCGATTCACCCGGTTTCCGATACGAAGCCCCCATTTGATGCCTTTGTCTTTTAGTATATCCTTAAAATTCTGGAATTCAGGACTGGTCCGTGGGAACTTCCCATATGGATATGCAATGGCCGGACTTAACCGCAACTGACCTTTAACTGAGGTTTGTATTGCCTGATCCAGGTCCGCCCATATTTCCTCCCGTTCCATTTGATCAAAAGGTTGATGGGCAAAGGAGTGGTGGGCTAGTTCGATCAGCTGCTGGTCCAATGAGCGCAACTCATCGGCCGAAAGTATATCAACCTCACCCTTGTTCCAGCTATCGGTTTTCCCTAGATGTCCCAGTGGCACAAAGAAGGTAGCCTTTAATTGCAATTCGGTAAGTAGCGGTGCCACCAGTTCCTGGTGGTCCTCCGTAGCATCATCAAAGGTGATCACCACATGCTTGCCGGAAGGCAGCTCATCCAATTCCATAAGCTCGCTCAGATGCCAGGTCTGATACTTGTTGTCCCTCAAATAATTCAGCTGCTGTCGCAGATCATCAACAGATATGGTCAGGCCCTTACCGGGAGAACGGCTTACACGGTGGTACATTAAGATGGGGAGTCGGGCCATGGCCTTACACAAGCTTATCAGGTCAAAATTATTACTTTTACCTCAATAATCGGACGGTTGGACACTACTCAAAAAATCTCGGCCCTGGCCATCACCTTTAACGAGGCCGCCCATATAGAAGGATTCATCAGGAGCCTGGATTTTGCCGACGAGATCATCATCGTCGACTCTTACAGCCAGGACGACACCGTAAAGATTGCCAAAGGGTTTGAGAATGTGAAGGTAATTCAGCGCCCATTCGAAGATTTTAGCGACCAGAAGAATTTTGCTATCCAACAGGCCTCCCACCCTTGGGTCCTTTTCTTTGACCCGGATGAGGAGGTCACACCTCCCTTAAGAGAGGAGATCTTAAACGCGGTTGCCAATCCAAAGGCCGATGCCTACCTGGTGCGTAGACAATTCTATTTTATGGGCAAGAAGATTCGCTACAGTGGCTTCCAAACCGATTGGGTGGTCAGGTTGTTTCGGGCAGAAAGTGGACGCTACAACGGTCGGCTTGTTCATGAGACCCTGAATGTAAGGGGCACCACTGCCAGGTTAAGGACCCGTGTACCTCATCACACCTATACCGGCATGGACGACTATACGGCAAAATTGCACCGATATTCTGCCCTGCAGGCGCAGATGCTTTACGAACGGAAAAAACGGCCCAATCTGTTCCATTTTCTTTTCCGACCTTTTTACAGATTCTGGCACCAATACTTACTTCGATTGGGCATTCTAGATGGAAAAGAAGGATTTATCCTGGCTTACATTAACGCCTTTTCAGTCTTTAAACGCTATACCAATCTGTGGTTGCTCTATCGAAAAATTGATTGATGAACAAGCAAGTTTTTATAGAGGCGCACAATTTGAAGAATCCCTACGGGGGGCTGGGGCAGTTCAACCTCAATTTATTGGATGCCATGAGCAAAGAGGATCTTACGGGCCTGGAGATCGTCCTGAACGTAAAAGATCCGGATAAATGGAAAGCAAGATGGGGGAGTATTTTTCAATATCGCAAATACAGCTCGCTTCATCGACACAAGCCTTTCAGGATTAGAAAGCGCTATGGCCTTTGGCACAGTTTGAACCAGAATATTAAGATCGAGCCAGCCAGGC contains:
- a CDS encoding class I SAM-dependent methyltransferase, whose translation is MQSEREATRYLQIVDFFRKYGKYNPSILDIGCGDGVLNRRMTDFEFHHFTGVDFSSESIRQAQAMDYPKAEFVTADAIEYQPEQSYDIIIFNEAFYYIPDSKKPAVMDRMLAHLNPDGLLIVSIFREGVGCWEYFKEEPRLAELDFVTVTTDKETTYWKIGAYRLK
- a CDS encoding glycosyltransferase family 2 protein; its protein translation is MQGLGITVVVSTYNNEEWLAKVLEGYKYQTYENFEVMVADDGSRASTKELIDSFRADYPVPLLHVWHEDEGYRRQRILNIAITEANMPYILFTDGDCIPRKDFVETHAKFAEEGYFLSGGYCKLPMDTSKAIVPEDIAAERCFDVKWLKQQGTLKGTQALKLNSGPTVSSLLDFITPTNASFNNCNSSAWKEDLIAINGYDERMQYGGPDRELGERLENYGLKSKQIRHQAIVLHLDHARGYKTKESLDRNLAIRKEVKDQKKVWTEYGIKKG
- a CDS encoding glycosyltransferase family 2 protein, with amino-acid sequence MDTTQKISALAITFNEAAHIEGFIRSLDFADEIIIVDSYSQDDTVKIAKGFENVKVIQRPFEDFSDQKNFAIQQASHPWVLFFDPDEEVTPPLREEILNAVANPKADAYLVRRQFYFMGKKIRYSGFQTDWVVRLFRAESGRYNGRLVHETLNVRGTTARLRTRVPHHTYTGMDDYTAKLHRYSALQAQMLYERKKRPNLFHFLFRPFYRFWHQYLLRLGILDGKEGFILAYINAFSVFKRYTNLWLLYRKID
- a CDS encoding glycosyltransferase family 2 protein, with amino-acid sequence MSGLTVIIPTFNEEDYLPAALRSVRFADQIIVVDSFSTDRTPEIAKQVTDVFLQREFDNFSAQKNFALEHATGDWILFLDADERITYPLQQEIKSAMESDRYGGYKLNFPHFYMNRFLYHHSNDVLRLVKREGCHYTGLVHEKLHYEGPISKLKNPVLHFTYKGLEHYIRKKESYAWFQAEQLQQKGKKPSLGLMFIKPTYRFFSSYFLKGGFKDGIPGLVISAINAYGVFSRYAKLMLLHRGLR
- a CDS encoding polysaccharide deacetylase family protein, whose amino-acid sequence is MARLPILMYHRVSRSPGKGLTISVDDLRQQLNYLRDNKYQTWHLSELMELDELPSGKHVVITFDDATEDHQELVAPLLTELQLKATFFVPLGHLGKTDSWNKGEVDILSADELRSLDQQLIELAHHSFAHQPFDQMEREEIWADLDQAIQTSVKGQLRLSPAIAYPYGKFPRTSPEFQNFKDILKDKGIKWGLRIGNRVNRFPFKDPYQIQRLDIKGEYSLGRFARKLRFGKFF
- a CDS encoding glycosyltransferase family 9 protein, translating into MKQILVIQNKRIGDVLISSVLANNLKKVFPDSHITYFVYDYTVGVLQGNPNIDHIEVANDKELKKFGVLISTIRQIRKKNYDIIFDPYAKLQSRLMCLFSGADYRIGFVRPGKRLPLPFYTHPVPFIKTHSRACGKAIENRINLIDQVFPLEMIDDVPRIHLEAEERQYRGLNEIKPPVVMVGVLGSTAIKSMPYDYIVQLIDGICERYAVTLLFNYAPHQKEEALKIYQACRYPDQINMEIYEDSIRGFVKLMNQCDLLVANEGGSVHIAKALNKPTFTIYSPYIEKVDWNSFEDGIIHNSMHLLDEKPELYDGFTREQRKAIEQNPETMYRELTPEMIAEKLTPFLDNHLKASRK
- a CDS encoding DUF4421 family protein encodes the protein MNLYLRCVLVLIFVLPISMNLRAQDRISLDSIQAPAVIDSLFIDRNPANYSLRVFTNFKNQSFWFGDGNSTVKYTPNNRFGVGIGMASSKLLIDIAFNLRTDTENPTKRFDLRAFYKTKQHFFDFFFQRYKGFDQRVSGQPTVFRPDVVSVTHGINYLYLFNEKDYQAGPVRRVISKEISTAFSYGAGGFTLLISHQGDQPILGQGIYPENEANGIDRVFGLGAGALGGVGGFFSLGGNFYSSVTFNTGLGLMFKEVEGLDGRSYDPGAWLFQLNGVGVLGYVREQYYLNLSMELGFYGTDITDNLYERLNVAQAKLAFGYKIFKKKREQKLP